In the Flavobacterium sp. J372 genome, one interval contains:
- a CDS encoding YitT family protein: MPNKFFDGGITGISLLLHELYHWNIAYVIILANIPFVIMAAFQVHRVFAIRTMLAIIGLGLCLLFIDYPQITSDKLLVSIFGGACMGIGIGLAMRGGYALDGIEILALYTGKRVSFTVSEIILGINIIIFLVAAVELGLPTALYSILTYYSASRTINFVVEGLEEFTGVTIISGESEKVKEALVMRLGRGITVYKGERGFMKESYDISQDCDIVFTVVTRMELRRLKNMVHEVDPKAFMFTNIIKETAGGILSRKARH, encoded by the coding sequence GTGCCAAACAAATTTTTTGATGGTGGTATAACGGGTATCTCGTTGCTGCTGCACGAGCTTTACCACTGGAATATTGCTTATGTCATCATCCTGGCGAACATACCATTCGTAATCATGGCGGCTTTTCAGGTACACCGTGTATTTGCCATACGTACAATGCTGGCCATAATAGGGCTGGGGCTATGCCTGCTGTTTATTGATTATCCGCAGATTACATCAGATAAGCTTTTGGTTTCTATTTTCGGAGGGGCGTGTATGGGTATAGGTATAGGCTTGGCCATGCGGGGCGGCTATGCACTTGATGGTATTGAGATACTTGCGCTGTACACCGGAAAACGCGTAAGCTTCACTGTAAGCGAGATTATTCTCGGCATCAACATCATAATCTTTTTAGTGGCGGCTGTTGAACTTGGGCTTCCAACAGCGCTATACTCTATACTTACGTATTACTCGGCTTCCCGTACAATTAATTTTGTGGTAGAAGGGCTTGAAGAATTTACCGGCGTAACAATCATTTCCGGCGAAAGTGAGAAAGTAAAAGAGGCTTTGGTTATGAGGCTGGGCCGCGGAATCACAGTTTATAAAGGGGAGCGCGGATTCATGAAAGAAAGTTATGACATAAGCCAGGATTGTGATATCGTATTTACCGTAGTCACACGTATGGAGCTGAGAAGGCTTAAAAACATGGTACACGAAGTAGACCCCAAAGCATTTATGTTCACTAACATCATAAAAGAAACTGCAGGAGGCATCTTAAGCCGCAAGGCAAGGCACTAA
- a CDS encoding response regulator: MKILVVDDEQDVQPLFQQRFRKEIKTHELDFDFALSGEEALEYLEKHPSEVVLILSDINMPGMSGLELLSKIRHDYSAPPPVVMMITAYGDEENHRQAMERGANDFLTKPLDFNLLKDKLKHLAE; this comes from the coding sequence ATGAAGATACTTGTAGTTGATGATGAACAGGATGTACAGCCGCTTTTTCAGCAGCGTTTCAGGAAAGAAATAAAAACCCACGAGCTTGATTTCGATTTTGCCCTTTCGGGAGAAGAAGCGCTGGAATATCTGGAAAAGCATCCGTCAGAAGTTGTACTTATTTTATCTGACATAAATATGCCGGGAATGAGCGGGCTGGAACTGCTTTCGAAGATAAGGCATGACTATAGCGCTCCCCCGCCGGTTGTAATGATGATTACAGCATACGGAGACGAAGAAAACCACAGGCAGGCCATGGAAAGGGGCGCTAACGATTTCCTTACCAAGCCTCTTGATTTTAATTTATTGAAAGACAAACTTAAACACCTTGCTGAATAA
- a CDS encoding adenylate/guanylate cyclase domain-containing protein, producing MAKILVVDDEADLEVLVKQKFRKKIRENIYEFVFAQNGQEALEKMHEHPDLDIVLSDINMPVMDGLTLLTHLPEANPTIKAVVVSAYGDLQNIRAAMNRGAFDFVVKPVDFEDLEVTMEKTIQHVRQIQDTIRAIKENNILKMYVDENVLNFMTNKEFESTLLKNEMLEASVIFIDVCGFTALTEQIQANEVVQLLNSLFDKIVNEIITQGGHVDKFMGDAVMAVFRGEYHLDRAIDAALAIRQALADTEEIKTGDKTYKPAISIGINSGEMLSGNIGSESLKRLDYTVIGDAVNLAQRLQSAAKPGQILITEQVYHLAKESFNCQQVGEFTLKNKANPVMTYEVID from the coding sequence ATGGCGAAGATACTTGTAGTTGATGATGAAGCGGATCTTGAAGTTTTGGTAAAGCAAAAATTCCGAAAGAAAATACGGGAGAATATTTACGAATTTGTATTTGCACAAAACGGCCAGGAGGCTCTTGAAAAGATGCATGAGCACCCTGACCTTGATATTGTGTTAAGCGATATCAATATGCCTGTAATGGATGGGCTTACCCTTCTCACCCACCTTCCTGAAGCTAACCCAACAATCAAGGCTGTGGTCGTATCAGCCTATGGCGACCTGCAGAATATACGCGCAGCCATGAACCGCGGCGCTTTTGATTTTGTAGTAAAGCCTGTTGACTTTGAAGATCTTGAGGTTACCATGGAAAAGACCATACAGCATGTAAGGCAGATACAGGATACTATAAGGGCAATTAAGGAAAATAACATACTGAAGATGTATGTTGATGAAAATGTGCTGAACTTTATGACCAATAAAGAGTTTGAAAGCACATTGCTCAAGAATGAAATGCTTGAAGCCAGTGTGATTTTTATTGACGTATGCGGGTTTACAGCGCTTACAGAGCAAATACAGGCCAATGAGGTTGTGCAGCTGCTCAATAGCCTGTTTGACAAGATTGTGAATGAAATAATCACTCAGGGAGGCCACGTAGATAAGTTTATGGGCGATGCTGTTATGGCCGTTTTCAGGGGCGAATATCACCTTGACCGCGCCATTGATGCCGCACTTGCCATAAGGCAGGCCCTGGCCGATACTGAAGAAATAAAAACCGGTGATAAAACATATAAACCTGCCATCTCGATAGGTATAAATTCCGGTGAGATGCTGTCGGGTAATATTGGCTCTGAATCACTGAAAAGGCTTGACTATACCGTAATAGGTGATGCGGTTAACCTTGCACAGCGACTACAATCTGCCGCAAAACCGGGTCAAATACTTATTACCGAACAGGTTTATCATCTTGCAAAAGAGTCTTTTAACTGCCAGCAGGTGGGTGAGTTTACTTTAAAGAACAAGGCCAACCCGGTAATGACATATGAAGTAATTGACTAA
- a CDS encoding HD domain-containing protein, whose translation MQQQPECAYILQKLRDELPQHLTYHTLQHTMDVYHRCEEIAEKEGLGRKMLGLLLIAAVYHDAGYLYQRTGHEARSCEIAMDILPQYGYNDEDVKQVCRIIMATKLPQSPTSLAEQIICDADLDYLGRDDFFETGEGLYLEMLHAKVINNRDEWDKIQIQFLEQHHYFTATSQQLRNAKKQENLNQLKAKINR comes from the coding sequence AGCATCTCACATACCATACGTTGCAGCACACTATGGATGTTTACCACAGGTGTGAGGAAATAGCAGAGAAAGAAGGGCTTGGCCGAAAGATGCTGGGCTTGTTGCTAATTGCAGCCGTTTACCATGATGCAGGCTATCTTTACCAGCGTACCGGGCATGAGGCGCGGTCTTGTGAAATAGCGATGGATATCCTTCCGCAATACGGCTACAATGATGAAGATGTAAAACAGGTATGCCGGATAATCATGGCGACAAAACTTCCGCAAAGTCCAACGTCATTGGCTGAGCAAATTATATGTGACGCCGACCTTGACTATTTGGGCCGGGATGATTTTTTCGAAACAGGAGAGGGCCTCTATCTGGAAATGCTGCATGCAAAGGTTATAAATAATCGCGATGAATGGGACAAAATACAGATACAGTTTTTGGAACAGCATCATTACTTCACTGCAACTTCACAACAGTTGCGAAACGCAAAAAAACAGGAAAACCTGAACCAACTAAAAGCTAAAATAAACCGTTGA